A genomic segment from Sorangium aterium encodes:
- a CDS encoding GNAT family N-acetyltransferase: MSALLTAIERFYDAVPRWRADAEDHGPLTLFVRRGDGWPYYARPALGHAGAASVEDVAAVRTRQRQLSIPEAFEWVLETTPGLDATAEAAGLHVRRCPLLVLCGEPRQTPLPEDVSLSIITAQDPDLAEVQAVAHVAFGALDTAVGSAGPAEREAAAAALPAGQAAAWHASLIEGTLVHAAARGREGALAGPLCTGCYQHVQDVAEIVGVGTLPAARGRGLAAAVTALLARHALDAGIRTVFLSAQNDRVARVYERVGFRRVATACIAEPPVQAERGNVLET; the protein is encoded by the coding sequence GTGAGCGCTCTCCTCACCGCCATCGAGCGGTTTTACGATGCCGTCCCTCGCTGGCGCGCTGACGCAGAGGACCACGGACCGCTGACTCTCTTCGTTCGCCGCGGCGACGGCTGGCCCTACTATGCCCGCCCCGCCCTCGGCCATGCCGGCGCCGCATCGGTCGAGGACGTGGCCGCCGTACGCACGCGTCAGCGGCAACTCTCGATCCCGGAGGCGTTCGAGTGGGTGCTGGAGACCACCCCTGGGCTCGACGCCACGGCCGAGGCGGCCGGCCTGCACGTCCGGCGCTGCCCGCTGCTCGTGCTCTGCGGCGAGCCCCGCCAGACGCCTTTGCCGGAGGACGTCTCGCTCTCGATCATCACCGCCCAGGACCCGGATCTCGCCGAAGTGCAGGCCGTCGCGCACGTCGCCTTCGGCGCGCTCGACACCGCGGTCGGCTCTGCGGGACCGGCCGAGCGGGAGGCCGCCGCGGCCGCGCTCCCGGCCGGACAGGCGGCCGCGTGGCACGCGTCGCTGATCGAGGGAACGCTGGTGCACGCGGCCGCTCGGGGCCGCGAGGGAGCGCTCGCCGGCCCGCTCTGCACCGGCTGCTACCAGCACGTGCAGGACGTCGCCGAGATCGTCGGCGTGGGGACGCTGCCGGCGGCCCGGGGGCGCGGCCTCGCCGCCGCGGTCACCGCGCTTCTGGCCCGCCATGCGCTGGACGCCGGGATCCGCACCGTGTTCCTGTCCGCGCAGAACGACCGCGTCGCGCGCGTCTATGAGCGGGTCGGGTTCCGGCGCGTCGCCACGGCGTGCATCGCCGAGCCGCCCGTGCAAGCGGAGCGCGGCAACGTCCTCGAGACGTGA